The sequence TCGTGAGCAGCTTCCACTCAGAGGATAAGGGAACGGGCGTCACGTCCAGGAAGTCGTCAGGGCGAATCGTGGCGGAAGCCGTACCGGTGGCCGTTGCCTTAGCGGCAAGTTCGTACGTGCGGCGCGGATGCAGTGTGACCGTTTGCAGGAGACAGGCTTTGGTATCTTCGTTGCATCTCCAGCCGAACGATGTAATGCCGTCGCGGTCTCGAAAGCCCTGGAACAGCGGATCGCCGCCGCCGATGCGAACGTCCCAGTTCTCGGCTCGCGTTCCCATTGCCGCGACGTTCGCGAAATCGGCGTTCAGCACGGTGGCTTGTGGCGGAATCACAGGCCCCTTGCCCGGGAACGAGGAATCCACGCGGGCTTTCGAGTAATTCCCGTTTACATCCACGGCGTAGACTGCGTAGGAATAGGTGTTGAAGTTCTCCAGGCCGAAGAGATGAAACACACCGGTTCCGCCGGGTAATACATCCAGTTCGGCAAGCAAGGTGTTCTCGGAGACGCTTACCGGCCAGTTCTCGTTATGGGGACCGATGCGGCCGCGAATCTGCAGCTTGCGAACGTCCGGGTCACCTGGGGCGACGTACTCAATCCTGGCCAGGCCGTCGCCGGACAGGATTCGAGAACGCGGAGTAGCAGGGGGATGGATATCGTCTCCGTATTCGACAATATTCATGTCTGCGTCGAGATGTGAGACCTCAACTTCGTCAATCGCCAGGCAGCCGCTGGGATAGAGGACGCCCGCCACCGTGGACATCTTGAAGCCGCCCCCGGCAGGGTTGCGTAATTCGATGCAATACTGTTCGCCGGAAACGGTCCTGACTTCGCCCGGCGGCCAGACGGCTTGAAGCACGGAACCGTTGGGGCCGCGGACGTTCCGGTGGGCGAATCCTCTTCCCTTGGGGCCTCCTTGTCGGACGACGATTTCGATCGTGACTTCGCCGTCGGCGTCGGGAACCTGGGGGCGGAAGTCGATCATCGCGAGTCCTTTGCCCCGGGCTATGAATGTCTGGCCGAACTCGGCGTTGCAGCGTTCCTTGTCGGGTTTTGGGTTGATCCTGCCTTCAACACAGACCATGGTCGAGACAAGGCCGGGCGGATCTGACTCAACCCAGCCTGCCAGAGACGCGCCGGGAACCATTTTGCCGTCGACCACCAACGGCAGCATCGGGTCGGCGGAGTCGCTGAGCCGGAGGTCAAGTTGCGTTCCTTTTGTACCTTCGACGCGGAGACAGTAGAGCCGCCCGGGTGTCACCGGGACTTGTCCGTGACACCACGAAGCCACGAGAGCGTTCAGATTGGGAGGCCGAAGAGCGGTCGGCCCCACCGGCGGGCCGTCGGGGCCGGCGTCGTGTATCGTGTATTTCACGCTGCGGGCCTGCGGCGCGGTCGCGAACA comes from Phycisphaerae bacterium and encodes:
- a CDS encoding carboxypeptidase-like regulatory domain-containing protein, with amino-acid sequence MNPHVLVACAAVLSAVPVTPGVGGDVLMNWTSRYGDWSKATETGEVPSNWYKTPANGRVFLRNVPAGNHTFGVSRAFGFGPLVVPNVVVADGRTTLLDMRFHTDYHAIPGDKTLKGSVFTQSFVARGDSIIKAAALFATAPQARSVKYTIHDAGPDGPPVGPTALRPPNLNALVASWCHGQVPVTPGRLYCLRVEGTKGTQLDLRLSDSADPMLPLVVDGKMVPGASLAGWVESDPPGLVSTMVCVEGRINPKPDKERCNAEFGQTFIARGKGLAMIDFRPQVPDADGEVTIEIVVRQGGPKGRGFAHRNVRGPNGSVLQAVWPPGEVRTVSGEQYCIELRNPAGGGFKMSTVAGVLYPSGCLAIDEVEVSHLDADMNIVEYGDDIHPPATPRSRILSGDGLARIEYVAPGDPDVRKLQIRGRIGPHNENWPVSVSENTLLAELDVLPGGTGVFHLFGLENFNTYSYAVYAVDVNGNYSKARVDSSFPGKGPVIPPQATVLNADFANVAAMGTRAENWDVRIGGGDPLFQGFRDRDGITSFGWRCNEDTKACLLQTVTLHPRRTYELAAKATATGTASATIRPDDFLDVTPVPLSSEWKLLTTRFTAKRADTDIILWGETAAGAEIRFTEVRIRDFTTD